Proteins encoded in a region of the Apteryx mantelli isolate bAptMan1 chromosome 34, bAptMan1.hap1, whole genome shotgun sequence genome:
- the LOC106495870 gene encoding butyrophilin subfamily 3 member A2-like, giving the protein MGSTFQWVMNPHIIVFLQIIHLVTGQFKIIPPDNPAIGVIGKGVILPCQLKAKTISERLSVQWIFTTNSEKIDVSIYDGKNTQNPVTEDKRYQGRTNFFHTEFNKGNVSLYLKDVMVSDKGKYTCSVFFENWYDEVVVELQVAAIGDESSVSLDGHVGQSIGLTCKSQGWFPEPIVVWLDSKREIRKEKATTQNVKTSSGIFDVISSMNLEPRSDMEVSCRVVNDLLNTARESRVLISDAFFPSTSPWMTAFLVILFLTVAVIAAIAYKLKSNSKRTLDAKKMKENKEEDRYNVELDFWEAQSHAERRWLLQLEGASLPISSWMHCFEECLKSLLHQGSTAQFLEPFTPSHLADRGPQVTLLIGLSCFSLPVPITVNANSRDLELQVSGVLDTKSNTTSESAALSAASTVPILVGQEGFAAGKHYWEVEVEQHQDWVLGVVRENGKQEEGGILPREDYWALHRSQAELFSSEGDFRIEKKQLNHSVIGVLLDLEERQVKFYEAVQMILLVAIPISLGKEAAKTFYPFVPKREGTLKPLFCGQSEFLSH; this is encoded by the exons ATGGGTTCCACATTTCAGTGGGTGATGAATCCTCACATCATTGTTTTCTTACAGATAATTCATTTGGTCACAG GCCAGTTTAAAATCATTCCTCCTGACAATCCTGCCATTGGAGTCATTGGAAAAGGAGTCATCTTGCCCTGTCAACTGAAAGCTAAGACAATCTCTGAGAGACTTTCTGTCCAGTGGATATTTACTACAAACTCTGAAAAAATTGACGTGAGCATCTATGatggaaaaaatacacaaaatccaGTTACTGAAGACAAGAGATACCAGGGCAGAACAAATTTCTTCCACACTGAATTTAATAAGGGAAATGTGTCTCTTTACCTGAAAGATGTCATGGTCTCTGACAAAGGGAAGTACACCTGCAGCGTCTTTTTTGAGAACTGGTATGATGAAGTGGTTGTTGAGCTGCAAGTGGCAG CTATAGGCGATGAGTCTTCTGTTTCCCTGGATGGTCATGTGGGTCAGAGCATTGGCCTCACCTGCAAGTCCCAAGGATGGTTTCCAGAGCCCATAGTGGTATGGCTGGACAGcaaaagagagatacggaaggaGAAAGCGACCACCCAAAACGTGAAGACATCTTCAGGCATTTTTGACGTCATAAGTTCCATGAACCTAGAACCCAGATCAGACATGGAAGTATCCTGCAGAGTAGTCAATGACCTACTCAACACAGCACGTGAGTCCCGAGTCCTGATTTCAG ATGCCTTCTTTCCTTCCACTTCACCTTGGATGACTGCCTTCCTTGTAATTTTATTTCTAACTGTAGCTGTTATTGCTGCTATAGCTTATAAACTGAAGA GTAATTCTAAAAGAACACTGGATGCAA aaaaaatgaagGAGAACAAGGAAGAAG ATCGATACAATGTTGAATTGG atTTTTGGGAAGCTCAGAGCCACGCAG AGAGGAGATGGCTGTTACAGCTGGAAGGTGCCTCTTTGCCCATCAGCAGCTGGATGCACTGCTTTGAGGAGTGTTTAAAGTCTTTGCTGCATCAAGGCAGCACTGCTCAGTTCCTGGAACCTTTCACCCCCTCGCACCTTGCAGACAGAGGTCCCCAAGTCACCCTGCTAATTGGATTATCCTGCTTTTCCCTTCCAGTACCCATTACTGTGAATGCAAACAGCCGAGACTTAGAGCTCCAAGTGTCTGGAGTGCTGGACACCAAGAGCAACACCACCTCTGAATCTGCTGCTCTGAGCGCTGCCTCCACAGTCCCCATCCTGGTGGGGCAGGAAGGGTTTGCAGCTGGGAAACACTactgggaggtggaggtggagcAGCATCAGGACTGGGTGCTGGGGGTAGTGAGGGAGAACGGGAAACAAGAGGAGGGAGGTATACTCCCCAGGGAGGACTACTGGGCTCTGCACAGATCCCAGGCAGAGCTCTTCTCTAGTGAAGGAGACTTTAGGATTGAGAAGAAGCAGCTGAATCATTCAGTGATTGGTGTACTTCTGGACTTGGAGGAAAGGCAAGTCAAATTTTATGAAGCCGTGCAGATGATCCTCCTGGTAGCAATCCCTATAAGCCTTGGAAAGGAAGCTGCAAAAACATTTTACCCATTTGTGCCCAAAAGGGAAGGGACACTCAAACCTTTGTTCTGCGGCCAGTCAGAATTCCTGTCCCATTAA